The Hymenobacter sp. DG01 sequence TACTTCAGCCCCCTAAATGCTTCCCTGGCCGGAGCCATTGTGTGCGTGCTGATCTGGCTGGGCGTGCTCTGGCTGATGTACCGCCGCAACATCATCATCAAGGTGTAGCGGGTACGGAGGGGGTAGGGGAATAGCCTAGTCGGATAATTTCTCGTACTTCGGAAGATGAAGAAACTCCTGATGTTGGCCGCCGGGCTGGCCCTGGCCGCCCCCGCCGCTACGGCCCAGACCACGGCAGCCACTACCAGCGCGTCCTCGCCCATTTCGGCGGGCCAGCGCAAGGCAGCCGAAGAACTCCTCGCCGCCACCGACTCCGAAAAGAACCTCACCGCCACCATCGACCGGATGCTGGCCTCGCAGATAGAGCAAAACCCCGGCATGAAAGTCGTGGAGCCCGAAATGCGCGCCTACCTGAACAAATACATGAGCTGGCAGTCGATGAAGGAAGACATGGTGCAGCTCTACGCCCGCGAGTTCACGGAAAAAGAGCTGAAAGACCTGACCAAGTTCTACCAGACGCCCACCGGCCGCAAAACCATCACCAAAATGCCCCAGCTTATGTCGGCCGGTATGGAAATCGGCCAGAAGCGCATGCAGGAACACCTGCCGGAGCTTCAGCAGGCCATTGCCGAGAAAATGAAAACCCAGGCTCCTGCTGGGGAAGTGAAATAGGGAACCCGGTAAAGTGTCATAGCGGGGCATCGACGCCACCTACGCTGACCAACGCCCTACCCCCTGAAACGTAACAAGCCCTTGACGATTGTACTAGCGTCAAGGGCTTGTCTGTTTACTAGGATTGTCACGTGCAGAGGACAGATGGCGGTGTCGTGCTGCCTCGCTATGACAGCCCTTCATTTAATTATTCGCCTTCTGTTGCCCTTTTACCACGCATAGTCAGCAAAATCCTGGCGGAGCTTGGTTTTGAGGAGCTTACCGGTGGCAGTGTGGGGTAGCTGATCTACAAACTCTACAGCTTCGGGAATCCACCAGCGGGCCACTTTGCCGTCGTAGTAGGCCAGCAACTCTTCTTTGCTAATAGTAGCGTCAGGTTTGCGGACCACTACCAACAAGGGCCGCTCGCTCCACTTTGGGTGAGGCACGCCAATTACGGCCGCTTCGGCAATGGCGGGGTGGCCAATGGCCAGGTTTTCCAGCTCGATGCTCGAAATCCACTCTCCGCCCGACTTAATGACATCCTTTGAGCGGTCAGTAATCTGCATGAAGCCGGCGGGGTCGATGGTGGCTACGTCGCCGGTGCGGAACCAGCCGGAGGCGGTCAGCTCGCCTGGGTTTTCCGTGCCGAAATAGTCGGCCACGATGAACGGGCCGCGCACCAGCAGGTCGCCGAAGGCCACGCCGTCGTGGGGCAGCTCCTGGCCTTCGTCGTCCACAATCTTCATGTCCACCCCGAAAATACTGCGTCCCTGCTTGGTCTGGATGGTGAACTGCTCGTCGGGCGAGAGGCTGAGTTGTTGGGACTTAAGCGTGCACACGGTGCCCAAGGGTGAGGTTTCCGTCATGCCCCATGCGTGCCGAATTACTACCCCCAGTTCCTCGTCAAAGGCCTTCAGCAGCGCAGGCGGACAGGATGCCCCGCCTACAATCATCTGCTTCAGAGTAGAAAAACGTAGCTTTTTCTCGCGCATAAGCGTCAGCAGCCCAAACCAAATGGTAGGCACTCCGGCCGAGAACGTCACGCCTTCCTGTTCGAACAGCTCGTAGAGACTGCCTGCATCCAGGCCGGGGCCAGGCATCACCAGCTTACAGCCATTCAGGGGCGCCATGTACGGAATACCCCAGGCATTAACGTGGAACATGGGCACCACAGGCAGCACTACGTCGCGGGTGGAGCAGTTAAAGCAGTCGGGGAGGGAAGCGGCGTAGGAGTGCAACAGCGTGGAGCGGTGCGAGTAAAGCACACCTTTGGGCTGGTCGGTGGTGCCGGAGGTATAGCACAGCGAGGAGGCCGTGTTTTCGTCGAAGATGGGCCACTCATAGTCGGCTGACTGAGCCGAGAGAAGGTCCTCGTAGCAGCGCAGGTTCGGGAGGGTAGGGGCCTCGGGCATGTGGGCGCGGCCGGTCATCAGCACCCAGCTTTCCACGGTAGGGCACTGCGGGGCCAGCTTTTCTACCAAGGGTAGGAAAGTCAGGTCGAAGAACAGCAGCCGATCCTGGGCGTGGTTGATGATGTACACAAGCTGCTCGAAAAACAGCCGGGGGTTGATGGTATGGCACACTGCGCCCAGGCCCGAAATGCCATAGTACAGCTCAAAGTGGCGGTGCGTATTCCAGGCCAGGGTGCCTACCCGGTCGCCGGGCCGGATACCCAGCTCCGTGAGGGCATTGGCCAGCTGCTTGCTGCGCTGGTGGGCCGCGGCGTAGGTGTAGCGGTGCAGGCCGCCTTCCGGCAGGCGACTAACAATTTCGGTATCGGAGTGCCACTTGGCGGCGTGTTCCAACAGCCCCGCAATCCGCAGGGGCGTGTTCATCATGAGACCTAGCATATAACAAGCGGTGGGAATTGAAGGAAAGAACGAGGTAGCAGACAAGCTACTGAGAAAAGAGTAGTTTAGACGCATCTAGAAACTACCTCCTATTATGTATCCACGAGTATGCCTGTTGGCTGGTTTGTGTGCCGGCCCCGCCCTGGTGTTTGGCCAAGCCTTGCGAGAAGGCGACCTGTTGCCGCCGTTTACTCTCTCGCAGGTAGTGAACCGCAGTGGGGGCGGCTTCAGCTCTACCGAAGCGAAAGGCAAAGTGCTGGTAATTGAGTTCTGGGGAACGTGGTGCAGCCCGTGTATTCCGGCCCTGCTCCATCTCGATTCGCTGCAGCAGGCCTTTCCGCAGCAGCTGCAGGTAATAGGGATAGCCAACGACTCAGAGCAGCGGCTACGGACTTTTGTGGCCCGGCGGCCGGTGCAGTTGCCGCTGGCGGCTCTGCCCGACCAGAACGCCCCGCTTTACCGACACTTCCCGCATAATAGTGTACCGCACACCGTCGTCATTGGCAAAGACCAGCGCGTGCTTGCCATTACGCGGCCCGATCAGCTAACTACCACCTCCCTGCGGGCTATTCTGGCCGGTAAAAATGCCAAGCTGCAAGCTAAACACGATGTGGTAGTGAAAGACCCTTTGGTGTTCTTCCCGGCCGATACAGCTACCCGTTTCGCCGTGAGCGTCCGGCCCTACCTGCAGGGCCAAAACAGCCAACTGCGCCGCGACCAGACCCCCGGCCTGCGCGGGCGCCGACTCACGGCCATTAATGTGCCCGTGGAAACCTTATTCCGCGAAGCCTACGGAATGTCGCACCTACGGGTGAAAAACGAGCTGCCCGCCCTGCAAGTCAGCCAGGAACCCGCTAACCTGGTGTGCCTGGATTTGATTGTGCCCACGGCGGACAAAGCCCACCTGCTCCGGCACCTGCGCCAGGAGCTACCCCGCCAGTTTCCGGTACAGCCCCAGCTAGTGCGCGAAAGCCGGCCGGTGTACGTGCTGCGGCAAAGCAAATCCCGGCAGCCCTGGCCGGAGTCTAAGAAGCCAGAAAGCGGCATGTGGTCGGGTAAAGGGCTGGAGGTAGAAGGGGGCCGGGTGGAGATGCTGCGCGACTTTCTGGAGAATATGTCGAGCAAGCCCGTGGTAGATGAAACGGGCCTGCTGGGACGCTACGATATAAAGCTGGAACTACAACCAGAAGCCAATAGAGCGGAAATTCTGAAGTCCTTGCAAGCTATGGGCTTGGAACTGGAAGAGGCGACCCGCAAGATTGAGATACTGCAGCTAAGTCCCGGCCGCCTGACTGTTCAATAGCTATTCGTGAAGTCGTTAAAAACACGAAGCCCCAACAGAGACTGTTGGGGCTTCGTGTTTTTGGTTCCTTATATAGAGTGGAAGGATAGTAAGAGTCGCCACACTTTGCAGGAACGTCATTCCGAGCGGAGTCGAGGAATCTCGCGTGCTGACGTCTGATTACTATCCCACCATCAGCACGCGAGATGTCTCGACAAGCTCGACATGACGGATCTTTATGTTACTGTCCATGCACTCTATGCAATTTACTGCTCCTGCGGTACGGTGCTTTCCACGGCCTGCTTCCGGGGCTGCCGAATGCTTTCCAGTGCCACCTGCAACACCCCAGAGCGCACGCTGCGCTCCGTGATTTTGTTGTTGCGGCGGGTAGGGTTTACGCGGTTGGTCAGCACGATGCAGGTAAGTTCTTCCTTGGGGTCAACCCAGAAATAGGTGCCCGTGAAGCCGGTGTGCCCATAACTGAGCTGCGATACGCTTTTAGCTGAATTCACCGTGGGGTTGGCCGCGGGCCTGTCAAAGCCCAGGGCGCGGCGGTTGTCGGGGCAGAACTGGCACTTGGTGTACTCGGCCAGGGTTTCGGGCTTGAGGAGCTGCTGCCCGCCGTACTTGCCATTCCAAGCGTAGAGCTGCACCAGCTTGGCCAAGTCGTTGGCATTGCCGAACAGGCCGGCGTGGCCCGAGAGGCCGCCCAGCAGGGCCGCGCCTTCGTCGTGGACGGTCCCGTGCAGTTGGGCGTGGCGGAACAGGGAGTCGTACTCGGTGGGGGCGATGCGGCTGAGCGGGAAGCGGCGGGTAGGGTTGTAGCCCAGGGTAGTAGCGCCCAGGGGCCGGTACAGCTCATCCGTCACGAACTGGTTTATCGTCTTGCCCGAAGCGGCCTTGATAAAGCGCGGGTACATGATAAACGACAAATCGGAGTACACGTAGCCCGGCTTCTCGTTCAGCGGCGACTCGGCAATGGCCTTGGTGATGCGCTCCGGGAAATCCTGGCGGGCCCACAAACCTGGGCCGGCTGGCAGCGGGAAGCGGGCCGAGGAATCGGGGCGGAAGTAGCGGCGGCTCATCTCGGCGGGCTGCGTGGCCGCTACGTCTTTCGCGCCGGGGCTTTTGCCGAGCAAAGAGTTGAACAGGCCGCGGGGCTTGGTGTAGTCCTTCCAGAACGGAATCCAAGACTTGAGGCGGGCCTGGTGAGTCAGCACGTCGCGCAGCTTCAGGCTTTCCTTGTTGGTGCCTTTGAACTCCGGGAACAGCTGGCCCAGGGTCATGTCGGGCGAGAACTTGCCCGCGTCCTGGAGCTTCATCAGGGCCGGCAGCGCCGCCGCTACCTTGGTCACGGAGGCCAGGTCGTAGAGGTCGGTGTTGCGGACGGGGCGGGCAGCTTGGCCGGCGGAGGGGTAGGAGTGGGTGCCGTAGCTTTTGCGCAGCACTACTACCCCCCGGCGGGCAATCAGCACCTCACCGCCCGGAAATGCCTGCGCCGCTACTGCCCCATTCATGATGGAGTCCACGCGTGCTTCCAGGTCGTTGTTCATGCCCACGGCCTCGGGGAAGCTGTAGCGCAGCCGGATGCCGCCCTTGGTAGCCAGACCCGCGCCGTAGCTGTACCGGTCGGAAACCGTCACGGGCAGCTTGCCACTGGCCGACACGCCTCCGAAAATAACTTCAGCGGCTATGTCCTGAGCGTTTTTGCTTTCCTGGTAGGCAAGCACCACCGCATCGGCGCGCTCCAGGTCCCGTACTTTCGCCACGGCGTAGGCAGAGCCAAACACCGTCACAACCAGCTTCTGGCTTTTGCCGCCCAGCTCGCGCAGCAGCACGTTGGTTTCGGGCGCAATACCAAAGTTGGTGGCGGGCAGGCGGCCCAGATTATTCAGGCCCACCAGCACCAGGTTGTAGGGTTTCAGGGTTTCGCGCATGCGCGTCAGCTCGTCCATGCTGGGGGCGGCGGGCAGCCAGAAGTGGCGCACCGTCGCGTAATCAGCTACCATGCGCTGAAAGTCGGTAGTGTCCTTGGTGCCGATGGTGAGGGTAGCGAGGCGCAGGGTATCAAGGCGCTGCAGGGGTAGCAGGCTCTTCTGGTTGCGCAGCACCGTCACGCTCAACTCCGTGAGGCGCTGGCTCAGGTACTGGGCGTGGGGCGTGTTCAGATCCTGGGTGAGGTTGCGCAGCTCGATGGGCTTGTATTTGTTCAGGCCGGCCCACTCTTTCAGGGCCAGCACCTTGCGGCAACGGGCATCCAGGTCGGCCTGGCTGAGCTGACCTTTGTTGATGGCTTCGCGCACCAGTTGAAGGGCCAGCGGAATGTTCTTCGAGAACTCCAGAATGTCGTTACCAGCCAGCAGGGCGCGCAGGTCGGCCTCACCGGGCGGGTACTTCGAGATAACGCCCTTCATATTCATGGCGTCGGTGAAGATGATGCCCTCGAAGCCCAGCTTCTGCTGCAGCAAGCCCTGGATGATGGGTTTGGAGAGGGTAGAGGGTAGGCCCGTCGTATCGAGGGCCGGAATGTTGAGGTGGGCCACCATCATGCCCCCGATGCCGCGCTTGATCAGGCTTTTGAAGGGATAGAGCTCCAGGGTGTCAATACGCTTCTTGTCAATTCGCAACAGGGGTAGGGCCAGGTGGGAGTCGGTGTCGGTGTCGCCGTGGCCGGGGAAGTGCTTGGCTACGGCCAGCACGCCCGCGTCCTGCATGCCCTTCATGTAAAGGTAGCTTTTCTCCGTGACGCCCTCCCGGTTTTCGCCCCAGCTGCGGTACCCGATGACGGGGTTCTGAGCGTTGTTGTTCACATCGACCACCGGCGCGAAGTTGACGTGCATGCCTAGGCGCTTGAATTGAGCTGCTACCTCGGTACCCATGTCGTACACCAGCTGGTTTTCGCGGATTCCGCCCATGCTCATCTGGTAGGGAAAGCGCTGCACGCTGTCGAGGCGCATGCCCACGCCCCACTCGGCGTCCATGGCTACCAGCAGGGGCACTTTGCTCTGGCTTTGGTAGCGGTTCAGAAGCTTGCTCTGGCGCACCGGTCCGCCCTGGAAGAAAATCAGCCCCCCAATGCCGTACTGCTGAATCAGCGCCGATACCGAGTCCTCATCAATGCGCTTGCGGTTGGAGTAGGCGGCCACCATGAACAGCTGGGCTACGCGCTGATCGGGCGTGAGGGTCTTCATCACCGAATCAACCCACCTTGACTGGCCCAGCTGCCCGGCAAACGGCACCGGTAGGTTGCGGGTCTTGGTGGGGGTAGGCTTTTTGGAGGTCAGCAGTTTGGCGGTTCCGGCCGCCTTCGGGGCGGTAGCACGGCGAGCAGTAGCAGTAGTTTTCTTAGCGGACGACTTCTTCTTGCGGCGCTGGGCCGAACTGTCGAGGGGGCTCAGCAGCGCCAGCAGCAGCCACAGAAACGGGAGGGAGCGGGTGAAAGACAAGGGCAGTTGCAGCGGTTAGAATGGGTAGGCTGCGAATTTAGCGGAATTGAAGGGGATGAATGGCTTGCGCGTGTGAAACGGAAAGGTGTCATTCTGAACGAAGCCAGAACATCATTCCGAGCGGAGTCGAGGAATCTCGCATGCTTCTCTAAAACGTCATGTCGAGCTTGCCGAGACATCTCGCGCGCCGTTGTTGGGTTACTATTGCAACGACAGCACGCGAGATGTCTCGGCAAGCTCGACATGACGTTCTATTTACTCTTTGCTATTTCTGCTACTGACCTGCCTCGCTACTTGCCTACCTCAATCTTCTCCGAGTAGAATACCTTGCCCTCATCGCCGCGTAGCGAAGCCGTGACGAACAGCCGCTTGCCTTTGGGTTGAAACTGGAAGAGAGCGTAGTGCTTCTGGTTCACGAGGGGGCCTACGCGGTACTGGTTCGGCTCGCCGGTGTTCTGAGTGGCAGGGTGGGTGAGGCCACTGGATGTTACCTCGTACACGGGGTAGGAAACGCCCGGAACCGTCATTTTTGACACCTCCCCAATGTGCCGGTCGCCGCTGATGAGTAGCACGCCCTTGGCTTTGGTAGAAGCCAGCAGGCTGAATAGGCGCTGGCGGGCGGCCGGGAAGTTGGCCCACTTCTCGAAGCGGTGCTCTTGAGGCAGAAACTGAATACCCGAGGCAATGATGTGGGCGTCGGCATCGGAGTTTTGGAGCTGGGCTTGCAGCCACTGCCATTGCGCCTCGCCCAGGATGTCGCCGGTAGGGTTGGGCTGGTACACCCGTTGAGCGTCGCGGGTGAGCGGGTCCTGGAAATACCGGTCGTCGAGCAGAATGACTTTCACTTTCTTTTTACCGGCCTGGTACTCGTAGGCAGCATGAATACCTTCTTGCTGGCGGCGTGGGCTACCGGCTGGCTCCTGCAGAAAGTCGAGGGCCAGCTGCTGGTTCTGGGCTTTGAAGGGGTAGGTCTTGTCGCCGTCGTTGCGGCCGTAGTCGTGGTCGTCCCAGGTGCCGATGACGGCGGTGCCTTGCTCGCGCAGGCGGCGGTAGTCGGGCTGGTTGAGCTGGGCATCGTACTTGGCTTTGAGCACGGCCGGGTCGTCAGAGTCGCCGTAAATATTGTCACCCAGCCAGATCCATACATTAGGCTTGTCCTTGGCAATATCGTCCCAGAGAGGTTGGGGCAGGTCGTGGCGGTTGCAGGAGCCGAAGGTAATGCGCAGGTCGTTGCCGGATTTTTGCGCGGTAGCCGGCGGGCTGGTCAGCAACAGAGAACCAGCAGCCAGCAGGTAGGTCAGAGCTGTTTTCATAGGGCAAAGATGCAAACGGGCTTTACCTCTGCACGCGGGGTAGTAATATGGTAACAATGCCTTACGGCTCAGAAAACCGTGAAAAACAAGTTTCCAGTGTGTATAAAATCTGGCCACTGACGTATAATACTTGGTGCAAGAGGCCGGAGGGTGTTCCTTTGCACCAGTATTCGTAGCTTCTCATTTGTTTCCTGTGCGTCAGGCTATAGCTATTCTGCTGCTGTTCTCGCTCTCGGTGCACTGCACCGGGCAGCTGGGTATTGCGGTGAGCTGGTGGCTGAATCAGGACTACATTGCCCGGGTGCTGTGCATCAACCGCGACAAGCCCCAGTTGAAGTGTAATGGCAAGTGTCACCTGCGCAAGCAGCTGAAGGTTGTGGCCGAGCACGAGAAAAAGCAGCAGCCCGGCAGCAAGCAGGTAGTACAGGATATCAACCTGTTTTGCGCCTCGGTGGTGCCTCTGCGCCTCACACCACCCACGCACTTCCACACTACCCCCCATTACGGGGCGTACCGCGTGGAGTCCTACGCCTGGGACCGGCCCGGCCCCGACCACCCGCCCGCAGAGGGCTGATTGACCCCGGTTTAACCCAATCTGGTGGGCCCGCGCGGCTAGCCTGGCACCTGCGTGTGCTAGGGCCTTGGCGCGGCCTGCCGTCAATCAGCCTTTCTTCCTGTGAGAAAAACGTTATTGCTGCCTCTGGCCCTATGCGCCAGTCAGGCCGCATGGGCCCAACGTGCCCTAACCGGCCGCGTCTTCGATGCAGCCACCAAAGAACCTTTAATTGGAGCCACCATCCGGACAGCCAATGGGCAAGTAGGCACCGCCACCAACACAAACGGACAGTTTTCCCTGACCACCTCGGCCAATGAACTGGTGGTGTCAGCGGTGGGGTATGAGCCATTCACGGTGGCCGTGCCGGCCGAGGGCGCACCCCTGCGCGTGGCCCTGAACCCGGCCGTGCAGGACCTGCAAACCGTGGTGGTAACTGCCAGCCGCGAGGCCCAGCTGCGCACCGATGCGCCGGTAGCCATTGCCAAACTCTCGCCTACCCTGGTGCAGGACACCAAACCTACCTTGCTGGCCGAGCTGATCAACAAAGTGCCGGGCGTGGTGATGCTCAACTACGGCAACGAGCAGCACGCCATGGGCATCCGGCAGCCTTTTGGCACCAACGCCTACTTCTTGTATCTGGAAGATGGAATTCCGTTGCGGCCTATGGGCGTGTTCAACCACAACGCGCTGCTAGAATCGAATCCGCTGGCTATTAACTCCATAGAGGTAGTGAAGGGCCCAGCGTCCTCGCTCTACGGCCCCGAGGCAGTAGGTGGCGCCCTCAACCTGCTTACCAAACGCCCTACCTCCGTACCAACGGCCAGTGTGGGCGTGCAGGCCGATAACTACGGCTACCGGCGGGTGCAATTTGGGGGCGGCGGCATGCTCACGCCCCAGCTCGGGGGCTTTGTGAGTGGCTACGTGGCCCGGCAGCGCAACTCCTGGCTGGCCAGCTCCGACTACGATAAAGTCAGCCTGAACGCCCGCCTGGAATACGCTCTCGGAACCCGCACCCACCTAACTGCGGCTGCCTCTTACAACGACTACGATTCCCAGACCAGCGGCTCGGTGGATAGCGTGGCTTACTACCGCCGCGAGTACAGCAGCCCGACTGATTTTACCTACCGCAAAACTTACGCTCTGCGCGCCCGCCTCACCGCCGAGCAGCAGTGGAACGCGCAAAACCAGACCACCCTCACCGGCTTCTTTCGCGACAACAGCATCGGCCAGAACCCCTCATACGGCATCCGGTGGCGGGCCGGGGCTACTACCGCTACGGGCGAGGTCAACGAGAACCGCTTTAAGAGTTACGGCCTGATTGCCCAGCATAGTGTGCGCTGGAATTGGCTGAACTCGCGCCTGATTGGTGGGGCTAGCTTCGATTATTCGCCTACCCAGTACGATGCCCACCAGATTGACCTGGCAGCCCAGTTGCGGGCCGATAAGAAGTCGGTGGAGAAGTATACCATCATGGCCGACCGGCCTGACCTTCCTGTTGCCAACTACGATACCGACCTGCTGAACTCGGCCGTGTACGCGCAGCTGGATTTTCATCCGCTGCCTAAGCTGCAGCTTACCCTGGGCGGGCGCTTTGACCGCCTGTCTTTCGATTACGACAACTACCTCGATAAGTCAAGCGGCACCAAAACCTTCCAGCAGGCTACCCCCAAAATCGGGCTGACCTACGACCTAGGCCACGGCCGGGGGCTGTACGCCAACTACTCACAGGGCTTCACGCCGCCTGGCCTCACAGCTATTTTCCGGAAGCGCCCCGGAACCGGTGTTACCACAACCACCGGCGAGGTAGTGCCCGCCGAGTTCTACTACAACCTGCAGCCGGCCCGCTTTTACAACCGCGAAATTGGGGGCTGGGCTTCCTTGCTAGACAACAAGGTGTACTTGGATGTGGCGTTGTACCAGCTGGGTGGGCGCAACGAACTGCTCAGCATCCGCCAGCCCGATAACTCCACCGACTACCAGAGTGCCGGCAAAACCCTGCACCGCGGCATCGAATACAGCCTGACCTGGAAGCCTACCGCCGAGCTGTTCTTCCGCTTCGGCGGCACCAACGCCGTGCACCGCTTCGAGGAGTTTGCCCTCAGCACCAA is a genomic window containing:
- a CDS encoding DUF2059 domain-containing protein, translating into MKKLLMLAAGLALAAPAATAQTTAATTSASSPISAGQRKAAEELLAATDSEKNLTATIDRMLASQIEQNPGMKVVEPEMRAYLNKYMSWQSMKEDMVQLYAREFTEKELKDLTKFYQTPTGRKTITKMPQLMSAGMEIGQKRMQEHLPELQQAIAEKMKTQAPAGEVK
- a CDS encoding 3-(methylthio)propionyl-CoA ligase, yielding MLGLMMNTPLRIAGLLEHAAKWHSDTEIVSRLPEGGLHRYTYAAAHQRSKQLANALTELGIRPGDRVGTLAWNTHRHFELYYGISGLGAVCHTINPRLFFEQLVYIINHAQDRLLFFDLTFLPLVEKLAPQCPTVESWVLMTGRAHMPEAPTLPNLRCYEDLLSAQSADYEWPIFDENTASSLCYTSGTTDQPKGVLYSHRSTLLHSYAASLPDCFNCSTRDVVLPVVPMFHVNAWGIPYMAPLNGCKLVMPGPGLDAGSLYELFEQEGVTFSAGVPTIWFGLLTLMREKKLRFSTLKQMIVGGASCPPALLKAFDEELGVVIRHAWGMTETSPLGTVCTLKSQQLSLSPDEQFTIQTKQGRSIFGVDMKIVDDEGQELPHDGVAFGDLLVRGPFIVADYFGTENPGELTASGWFRTGDVATIDPAGFMQITDRSKDVIKSGGEWISSIELENLAIGHPAIAEAAVIGVPHPKWSERPLLVVVRKPDATISKEELLAYYDGKVARWWIPEAVEFVDQLPHTATGKLLKTKLRQDFADYAW
- a CDS encoding TIGR03435 family protein — its product is MYPRVCLLAGLCAGPALVFGQALREGDLLPPFTLSQVVNRSGGGFSSTEAKGKVLVIEFWGTWCSPCIPALLHLDSLQQAFPQQLQVIGIANDSEQRLRTFVARRPVQLPLAALPDQNAPLYRHFPHNSVPHTVVIGKDQRVLAITRPDQLTTTSLRAILAGKNAKLQAKHDVVVKDPLVFFPADTATRFAVSVRPYLQGQNSQLRRDQTPGLRGRRLTAINVPVETLFREAYGMSHLRVKNELPALQVSQEPANLVCLDLIVPTADKAHLLRHLRQELPRQFPVQPQLVRESRPVYVLRQSKSRQPWPESKKPESGMWSGKGLEVEGGRVEMLRDFLENMSSKPVVDETGLLGRYDIKLELQPEANRAEILKSLQAMGLELEEATRKIEILQLSPGRLTVQ
- a CDS encoding glycoside hydrolase family 3 N-terminal domain-containing protein produces the protein MSFTRSLPFLWLLLALLSPLDSSAQRRKKKSSAKKTTATARRATAPKAAGTAKLLTSKKPTPTKTRNLPVPFAGQLGQSRWVDSVMKTLTPDQRVAQLFMVAAYSNRKRIDEDSVSALIQQYGIGGLIFFQGGPVRQSKLLNRYQSQSKVPLLVAMDAEWGVGMRLDSVQRFPYQMSMGGIRENQLVYDMGTEVAAQFKRLGMHVNFAPVVDVNNNAQNPVIGYRSWGENREGVTEKSYLYMKGMQDAGVLAVAKHFPGHGDTDTDSHLALPLLRIDKKRIDTLELYPFKSLIKRGIGGMMVAHLNIPALDTTGLPSTLSKPIIQGLLQQKLGFEGIIFTDAMNMKGVISKYPPGEADLRALLAGNDILEFSKNIPLALQLVREAINKGQLSQADLDARCRKVLALKEWAGLNKYKPIELRNLTQDLNTPHAQYLSQRLTELSVTVLRNQKSLLPLQRLDTLRLATLTIGTKDTTDFQRMVADYATVRHFWLPAAPSMDELTRMRETLKPYNLVLVGLNNLGRLPATNFGIAPETNVLLRELGGKSQKLVVTVFGSAYAVAKVRDLERADAVVLAYQESKNAQDIAAEVIFGGVSASGKLPVTVSDRYSYGAGLATKGGIRLRYSFPEAVGMNNDLEARVDSIMNGAVAAQAFPGGEVLIARRGVVVLRKSYGTHSYPSAGQAARPVRNTDLYDLASVTKVAAALPALMKLQDAGKFSPDMTLGQLFPEFKGTNKESLKLRDVLTHQARLKSWIPFWKDYTKPRGLFNSLLGKSPGAKDVAATQPAEMSRRYFRPDSSARFPLPAGPGLWARQDFPERITKAIAESPLNEKPGYVYSDLSFIMYPRFIKAASGKTINQFVTDELYRPLGATTLGYNPTRRFPLSRIAPTEYDSLFRHAQLHGTVHDEGAALLGGLSGHAGLFGNANDLAKLVQLYAWNGKYGGQQLLKPETLAEYTKCQFCPDNRRALGFDRPAANPTVNSAKSVSQLSYGHTGFTGTYFWVDPKEELTCIVLTNRVNPTRRNNKITERSVRSGVLQVALESIRQPRKQAVESTVPQEQ
- a CDS encoding alkaline phosphatase D family protein → MKTALTYLLAAGSLLLTSPPATAQKSGNDLRITFGSCNRHDLPQPLWDDIAKDKPNVWIWLGDNIYGDSDDPAVLKAKYDAQLNQPDYRRLREQGTAVIGTWDDHDYGRNDGDKTYPFKAQNQQLALDFLQEPAGSPRRQQEGIHAAYEYQAGKKKVKVILLDDRYFQDPLTRDAQRVYQPNPTGDILGEAQWQWLQAQLQNSDADAHIIASGIQFLPQEHRFEKWANFPAARQRLFSLLASTKAKGVLLISGDRHIGEVSKMTVPGVSYPVYEVTSSGLTHPATQNTGEPNQYRVGPLVNQKHYALFQFQPKGKRLFVTASLRGDEGKVFYSEKIEVGK
- a CDS encoding TonB-dependent receptor yields the protein MRKTLLLPLALCASQAAWAQRALTGRVFDAATKEPLIGATIRTANGQVGTATNTNGQFSLTTSANELVVSAVGYEPFTVAVPAEGAPLRVALNPAVQDLQTVVVTASREAQLRTDAPVAIAKLSPTLVQDTKPTLLAELINKVPGVVMLNYGNEQHAMGIRQPFGTNAYFLYLEDGIPLRPMGVFNHNALLESNPLAINSIEVVKGPASSLYGPEAVGGALNLLTKRPTSVPTASVGVQADNYGYRRVQFGGGGMLTPQLGGFVSGYVARQRNSWLASSDYDKVSLNARLEYALGTRTHLTAAASYNDYDSQTSGSVDSVAYYRREYSSPTDFTYRKTYALRARLTAEQQWNAQNQTTLTGFFRDNSIGQNPSYGIRWRAGATTATGEVNENRFKSYGLIAQHSVRWNWLNSRLIGGASFDYSPTQYDAHQIDLAAQLRADKKSVEKYTIMADRPDLPVANYDTDLLNSAVYAQLDFHPLPKLQLTLGGRFDRLSFDYDNYLDKSSGTKTFQQATPKIGLTYDLGHGRGLYANYSQGFTPPGLTAIFRKRPGTGVTTTTGEVVPAEFYYNLQPARFYNREIGGWASLLDNKVYLDVALYQLGGRNELLSIRQPDNSTDYQSAGKTLHRGIEYSLTWKPTAELFFRFGGTNAVHRFEEFALSTNATDAVKDVNGKQMPQAPRWVANTELTYKPQWLRGLRASLEYQRISSWYQDQVNRVRYDDRTLFGTRGVSVLNARAGYSWRETLEVFVNVINLTDELYANAATRGNALTDRTTFTPAAPRTVSVGVQYNFVGKK